One window from the genome of Parasteatoda tepidariorum isolate YZ-2023 chromosome 8, CAS_Ptep_4.0, whole genome shotgun sequence encodes:
- the LOC107456983 gene encoding chromosome partition protein Smc-like, with protein sequence MFTKSKSDTLKEISSLERLVSAENRPNLILNSPYNALEENTSPLDSSSKTYEECLKSNDNYIDNDIFGNSSSRTYVKLPQIPEFLKIKLPYDDPNNTSWIIQSLKSISKTSAQENRSIEVLHEIENILTTQFYYCLNQNHILKRELACARAVVKKEIFCNSVNFAELYKKAVDGKWKGREELILHLKEKIHGLTHLVEKREKDLDIQWPKGKRISFLELTGNPMETLHTESVNSFSYLEEEKEKQLKVQQHLREKLGYFSKANKDLAEEANHLKKETSVRTLSSSDDLYKKLRDLEIQIKHCLDRKSQDIKSLTKEESLTYELVKEIANLKNRIQKEKQVIAESEERLTSLKSFDTNSVMQKGRNSIIESTNRSIKTLEDMAREYHKQLNHLRLFVNDDNTISFISSENHKEIARSRSKNLSGAQIDNSKNISKRSYNQVLVPVNAKRKAEKILRFRSPLTSEMIFPVLTGGTLECKPSLLEEFYRIKSSCERNEERNLDRLANMYVHLEKMRDTMQQLLQEQSTLFNVMYKNRLLGGIYKQLCSKNTGLKSETYRDVKCLEHSKHLDGAKILLGALRDEKKFLNYCIDRIYHCKEDDLDFLISGMSEIENLFRNGLCD encoded by the exons atgttcaCTAAATCAAAATCTGACAcacttaaagaaatttctagCCTCGAAAGACTTGTGTCAGCGGAAAATAgaccaaatttaattttgaacagcCCATATAATGCTCTCGAAGAAAATACCTCACCGCTGGATTCATCTTCCAAAACCTACGAAGAGTGCTTAAAATCAAACGATAATTATATTGACAACGATATTTTCGGTAACAGTTCATCCAGAACATACGTAAAGTTACCACAGattccagaatttttaaaaattaaattaccctATGATGATCCCAACAATACATCCTGGATAATTCAAAGCCTTAAATCAATCAGTAAGACCAGTGCTCAAGAAAATAGATCCATAGAAGTACTCCACGAAATTGAAAACATATTGACTACTCAGTTTTACTACTGTCTTAATCAGAACCATATATTGAAGAGGGAATTAGCATGTGCAAGAGCTGtggtaaaaaaggaaattttctgcAACTCAGTGAATTTTGCAGAGCTTTACAAGAAGGCAGTTGATGGCAAATGGAAAGGTAGAGAAGAATTAATTCTCCATTTGAAGGAGAAGATTCATGGATTAACCCACTTAGTTGAGAAAAGAGAGAAGGATTTGGATATACAATGGCCAAAAGGCAAAAGAATCTCCTTTTTGGAGTTGACTGGAAACCCAATGGAAACTTTACATACCGAatcagtgaattctttttcatatttagaagaagagaaagaaaagcAATTGAAAGTACAACAGCACTTGAGAGAGAAGCTTGGATACTTCAGTAAAGC aaacaaagaTTTGGCTGAGGAAGCAAATCatctgaaaaaagaaacatctgtGAGGACCTTAAGTTCAAGTGACGATCTGTACAAAAAGCTGAGAGATCTGGAAATACAAATCAAACATTGTTTGGATAGAAAGTCACAAGACATCAAGTCTTTGACGAAGGAAGAGTCTTTGACTTACGAGCTGGTAAAGGAAATAGCAAATCTTAAAAATCGAATCCAGAAAGAGAAACAAGTAATAGCGGAATCTGAAGAGCGATTAACCTCTCTGAAATCATTTGATACAAATAGCGTCATGCAAAAAGGTAGAAATAGCATAATCGAAAGCACAAATCGTTCCATTAAAACACTCGAAGACATGGCCAGAGAATACCACAAACAATTAAACCATTTACGCCTCTTTGTTAATGATGATAACACaatcagttttatttcttcCGAAAATCACAAGGAAATCGCGAGATCTAGATCTAAAAATTTATCTGGGGCTCAAATTGATAATTCTAAGAACATCAGTAAACGAAGTTACAATCAAGTTTTGGTGCCAGTTAACGCCAAAAGGAAAGCTGAAAAAATCTTGAGATTTAGATCACCTCTCACAAGTGAAATGATCTTTCCCGTTTTAACAGGTGGAACTTTGGAATGTAAGCCATCACTTCTGGAAGAATTTTACAGGATCAAATCTTCCTGTGAGAGAAACGAAGAAAGAAATCTTGACCGATTGGCTAACATGTATGTACACCTTGAAAAGATGCGTGATACGATGCAACAGCTTCTACAAGAGCAGTCCACGTTGTTTAATGTCATGTACAAGAACAGGCTTCTAGGTGGAATATACAAGCAACTATGTAGTAAAAATACTGGTCTAAAATCTGAAACATACAGGGATGTGAAATGCTTGGAGCACTCCAAACATCTCGATGGAGCTAAGATACTGCTGGGTGCCTTAAgagatgaaaaaaagtttttaaattattgcatagACCGAATTTACCATTGTAAGGAAGATGATCTCGACTTTCTTATTTCAGGAATGAGTGAAATTGAGAATTTATTCCGTAACGGATTATGTGATTAA